Genomic segment of Eupeodes corollae chromosome 2, idEupCoro1.1, whole genome shotgun sequence:
aaCAACATCTCTAACTATCGATATTGTTATAGACACGTCTTGGTAAGTCCCAAGGATAGGAAAGTTGTAATggtggaaaatatttttggtgaaaCTATCATCCGCGAGACCATTGCCGAGGTACTGttcaaacattttgaagttTCATCTATTCTTTTTGTGCCTACACACTTGATTGCCCTGTCGACATTGGCAGTACCGTCAGGAGTAGTGGTGGACATGGGCTACAACGAGGCAACTGTTGTTCCGATCTTTAGTAGTGTTCAGATACTAAAAGCATTCCAAGACCAAGCGTTCGGAGCTAAATCTATACATGACGAAATTAAGCGTCAATTAGTGGAAGCCGGCATCAATGCTTCTCATTTAACTGAATCAATTTTGGAAGATATCAAGGTTCGTACGTGTTTTGTGACGACAGCAGAAAGAGCAAAGCAATACAGAGAAAACCAGCCCATTACCCCTCCACCAGATCTTGAGTATTCGATTAAGGAAAAGGAAATTATAACAATTCCGGGTTCTGTGCGAGAAACTGCCTACGAAATAATGTTTTCGGAAGATAATGAGCAATCGAGTCTGCCTTATTTGATATTGGACGCGATTCTTAAGTGCCCCGTGGATGCGAGGACAGTTCTGGGAGAAAACATTTTCCTTATCGGTGGAACCTCGATAATAATGGGCCTACTATCACGTTTGAAAACCGAGTTAAATACGTTGCTGAGCAATAATAATCGTTATAAGGATAAACTCTTTTTCAAGAGTGTTAAATTTCACACGGCCATCGGAAGGGCAAATTTTGCTGCTTGGCTCGGAGCTTCTATTTGTGGAGCAACTGAAATTGTTGGTACTAAATCTCTTACAAAGGAAACCTATGCAAAATGCGGCCATGTTCCTGATTGGGTTAATTTAGATGATAACAGATTACAAGAATCGGTTTAGAATAACAAAAGAGTAAAATACAATATATTctgataatttatttattttaattcaaaacgaATTGCTTTTATTAATCTTTTCATTTATAGTTAAAGCGTACAATTTAATCTTATATTTTTAGTATatgcttaaaagaaaattgaaataaagttgaTACTCATAATTATGATCATTTCTTTATAGGATGGGatattcgttttaaaaattgtatacaaaacaaaaatattacaagcTATATTCTTATATTAAATCTGCATTTCTagtaaaagaaatcaaaaagggTACATTTGGAAATTgcgaaaaaagtaaatttcttaGATCCAGAGACAGACACATTTTTGTAAGATTTTGTTGTGTTCAAAATATTCTTGTTCTGCAATTATAGGTTTTAAAGTGtcatatatatatttgaatgtGTCATTTAAGGAGACTTTTGAATACATTCGAAATcgaaaattcattaatttttcagaGATATCTTGTATATTTAataggcaggttcagacgacatacgGGACTTGAAGGTAATTTAAGTTTCTATCACCGGATTGGCCAACTgccaaaaatttacaaaaagttgACAGAAGTAAGTCGATACAAATCTccttaactatcaagtcaaggcaacttctgtcaaaatgactgTCATATCTTTCATTCTTCTGAAAGCTAAACTTTGTTAATCTATGATTTATTCATCTTCTGcataattccatttaatgttttgtaaaaagggattccttgtcaaattggaaaagaaataagtaatacaattaaaaatgactgtcatgcgagaggtcttgagctcgatccctgcctatgccacttAAAgctttttcatgggtactgcctcttgcgaggaattgacaaattctccaagagtcattcttgtcataaaaagtgctttctcaaatttgccgttcggattcggcttcaaactgtaggtcccttccatctctgacaacagtactcgcacacaggaatggttgaaagttgtcagtcactaggccctagttctcaaacggactgttgcgctacccaatttagttttatttataattaaaaaacaatatacaaatcgtAATGGAC
This window contains:
- the LOC129945475 gene encoding actin-related protein 10 yields the protein MGIYDTVMQEKPPVVLDIGTAYTKIGFAGEAHPRFIIPSESYLSSTGDIEKLFNYSSKTELYDHMVDFLQTIFFKHVLVSPKDRKVVMVENIFGETIIRETIAEVLFKHFEVSSILFVPTHLIALSTLAVPSGVVVDMGYNEATVVPIFSSVQILKAFQDQAFGAKSIHDEIKRQLVEAGINASHLTESILEDIKVRTCFVTTAERAKQYRENQPITPPPDLEYSIKEKEIITIPGSVRETAYEIMFSEDNEQSSLPYLILDAILKCPVDARTVLGENIFLIGGTSIIMGLLSRLKTELNTLLSNNNRYKDKLFFKSVKFHTAIGRANFAAWLGASICGATEIVGTKSLTKETYAKCGHVPDWVNLDDNRLQESV